A single Microbacterium protaetiae DNA region contains:
- a CDS encoding undecaprenyl-diphosphate phosphatase, with product MHLIEAIFLGFVQGLTEFLPISSSAHLRIVGAFLPDAGDPGAAFTAITQIGTESAVVVFFWRDIVRIIGHWFRSLFGKLPRNDPDAKMGWLIIVGTIPIVVLGLLFQDAIETTLRSLWIVAATLIVFGVILGIADMLATQRRTLADLTVGHGIIYGLAQSLALIPGVSRSGGTITAGLLLGYTRAAAARYAFLLAIPAVFGSGLYELYKTVKEPAHEVFGIGETAAATLVAFIVGLAVIAFFMKWISKHSFLPFVVYRVAIGATLIVLLSTGVIQP from the coding sequence ATGCACCTGATCGAGGCGATCTTCTTGGGCTTCGTCCAAGGACTCACGGAATTCCTGCCGATCTCATCCAGCGCGCATCTGCGCATCGTCGGGGCGTTCCTGCCCGATGCGGGTGATCCCGGCGCCGCTTTCACCGCGATCACCCAGATCGGCACTGAGTCGGCCGTGGTGGTGTTCTTCTGGCGTGACATCGTGCGCATCATCGGCCACTGGTTCCGCTCGCTGTTCGGCAAGCTGCCGCGCAACGATCCTGACGCGAAGATGGGCTGGTTGATCATCGTGGGCACGATCCCCATCGTCGTGCTCGGTCTTCTCTTTCAAGACGCCATCGAGACCACTCTCCGATCACTGTGGATCGTCGCCGCGACGCTCATCGTGTTCGGCGTCATTCTCGGCATCGCCGACATGCTGGCCACGCAGCGCCGCACGCTGGCCGATCTGACGGTTGGACACGGCATCATCTACGGGCTCGCCCAGTCGCTGGCCCTGATCCCCGGCGTGTCACGATCGGGCGGCACCATCACGGCCGGACTGCTGCTCGGGTACACGCGCGCTGCCGCGGCCCGCTATGCATTCCTGCTCGCCATTCCCGCGGTGTTCGGCAGCGGGCTTTACGAGTTGTACAAGACCGTGAAAGAGCCCGCCCACGAGGTCTTCGGCATAGGCGAGACCGCCGCAGCAACCCTCGTCGCGTTCATCGTGGGTCTGGCTGTGATCGCCTTCTTCATGAAGTGGATCTCCAAGCACAGCTTCTTGCCGTTCGTGGTCTACCGCGTTGCGATCGGGGCGACTCTCATCGTGTTGCTGAGCACGGGTGTGATCCAACCCTGA
- a CDS encoding proteasome assembly chaperone family protein, producing MDGLGRRVLVVAFDGWNDAGEAATSATALLKETGAYEPVFTVDPELYFDYQYTRPEMRADPDGGRTLHWPDATVYRPAGRPRGTQLWLLTGVEPARAWQAFAGELVDVMLREDITGLVALGSMMSDVPHTRPISVFAGSDNEQLRQTLDLEKPTYEGPVGILSSLAMAAEDAGIPTIGLWASVPHYVAGHTPSPKATLALLEKLEEITGTSVPHGDLAGQAVTWEATIDAAAAQDDEMSDYIHQLEAARDTWDSPEASGDAIAREFERYLRRGGDGKPGRDDPRR from the coding sequence GTGGACGGATTGGGCCGACGCGTACTCGTCGTCGCCTTCGACGGCTGGAACGATGCCGGCGAGGCGGCGACTTCGGCCACGGCGCTGCTGAAAGAGACCGGTGCGTACGAGCCGGTGTTCACAGTGGACCCTGAGCTGTACTTCGACTATCAGTACACGCGCCCAGAGATGCGAGCAGATCCCGATGGGGGCCGCACGCTGCACTGGCCCGATGCCACGGTGTATCGGCCGGCGGGCCGCCCGCGCGGCACTCAGCTGTGGCTGCTCACGGGCGTCGAGCCGGCCCGCGCATGGCAGGCGTTCGCGGGCGAACTCGTCGACGTCATGCTGCGCGAAGACATCACCGGACTCGTCGCGCTCGGCTCGATGATGTCTGATGTGCCGCACACCCGTCCCATCTCGGTGTTCGCCGGCAGTGACAACGAACAGCTGCGCCAGACCCTCGACCTGGAGAAGCCCACCTACGAGGGTCCCGTGGGCATTCTCAGCTCACTCGCCATGGCGGCAGAGGATGCCGGAATCCCGACCATCGGCTTGTGGGCGAGCGTGCCGCACTACGTCGCCGGGCACACCCCGTCGCCGAAGGCGACGCTGGCCCTGCTGGAGAAGCTTGAAGAGATCACCGGGACATCGGTGCCGCACGGAGACCTGGCCGGGCAGGCGGTGACCTGGGAGGCGACCATCGATGCCGCCGCGGCCCAGGACGACGAGATGAGCGACTACATCCACCAGCTCGAGGCCGCCCGCGACACCTGGGACTCCCCGGAGGCATCCGGAGACGCCATCGCGCGCGAGTTCGAGCGCTACCTGCGCCGCGGTGGAGACGGCAAGCCGGGCCGCGACGACCCGCGCCGCTGA
- a CDS encoding HAD family hydrolase, translated as MTPRLPTAVLWDMDGTLVDTEPYWMAAETPLVESFGGTWSHEQALQMVGLGLEDAARILQAQGVRLGVGAIVAHLTDEVLGSLAREGVPFRPGARELLHGLKDAGVKTALVTMSMRRMAETVVDLIDFDAFDVVVAGDDVTRPKPYPDPYLQACAALGVDARSTVAIEDSPNGLRSAVASGAVSLGVPLMVSLTGTGAHALWPTLQDRTTTDIADLYTAHRPEGAA; from the coding sequence ATGACCCCTCGCCTTCCCACCGCCGTCCTGTGGGACATGGACGGGACCCTCGTCGACACCGAGCCGTACTGGATGGCGGCCGAGACGCCGCTGGTGGAATCGTTCGGCGGCACGTGGTCGCACGAACAGGCACTGCAGATGGTGGGGCTCGGTCTGGAAGACGCCGCACGCATTCTGCAGGCCCAGGGAGTGCGCCTCGGGGTCGGCGCCATCGTCGCCCATCTCACCGACGAGGTGCTCGGCTCACTGGCGCGTGAGGGCGTGCCCTTCCGTCCGGGGGCCAGGGAGTTGCTGCACGGACTGAAGGATGCCGGGGTCAAGACGGCTCTGGTGACCATGTCGATGCGCCGGATGGCCGAGACGGTCGTCGACCTCATCGACTTCGATGCGTTCGACGTCGTGGTCGCCGGCGACGACGTGACCCGCCCCAAGCCCTACCCCGACCCGTACCTGCAGGCCTGTGCGGCACTGGGCGTCGACGCGCGCTCGACCGTCGCGATCGAGGACTCGCCGAATGGCCTGCGCTCCGCGGTCGCTTCGGGAGCGGTGTCGCTGGGGGTGCCATTGATGGTCTCGCTCACCGGCACCGGAGCCCACGCGCTGTGGCCGACGCTTCAGGACCGAACGACAACCGACATCGCAGACCTCTACACCGCGCACCGTCCCGAGGGAGCCGCATGA
- a CDS encoding tRNA (adenine-N1)-methyltransferase has product MTATPRPSGPFGFGDRVQLTGPKGKLHTITLREGGELHTHRGVLRHDALVGLPDGSVVRNSSDTEYLALRPLLRDFVMSMPRGAAIVYPKDAAQIVAQADIFPGAVVVEAGVGSGALSLWLLRAIGPQGRLVSFERREEFAEVARANAATYLGAPPANWQIVLGDLTQALPDTFRPGSVDRVVLDMLAPWECIDAVADALVPGGVVLCYVATVTQLSRVAEFIRGTGLYTEPESSETMIRGWHVDGLAVRPDHRMVAHTGFLLTARRLAPGAVPPDVRRRTVRKTAYGDDDVEVWTPGAVGDRQITDKNLRKRLRDAQRAADGARQAADARREANGTSGESA; this is encoded by the coding sequence ATGACCGCCACCCCCCGACCCAGTGGCCCGTTCGGGTTCGGAGACCGCGTGCAGCTCACCGGCCCGAAGGGCAAGCTGCACACGATCACACTGCGCGAGGGCGGCGAACTGCACACCCACCGCGGTGTGCTTCGACACGACGCCCTGGTCGGGCTTCCCGACGGGTCGGTGGTGCGCAACAGTTCCGACACCGAATATCTTGCGCTGCGGCCGCTGCTGCGCGACTTCGTGATGTCGATGCCACGCGGAGCCGCGATCGTCTATCCGAAGGATGCCGCGCAGATCGTCGCGCAGGCAGACATCTTCCCCGGAGCGGTCGTGGTCGAGGCCGGAGTCGGCTCGGGTGCGCTGTCGCTGTGGCTGCTGCGCGCCATCGGGCCGCAGGGACGCCTGGTGTCTTTCGAGCGCCGCGAAGAGTTCGCCGAGGTCGCGCGAGCAAACGCCGCGACCTATCTCGGCGCCCCTCCGGCGAATTGGCAGATCGTGCTCGGTGACCTCACACAGGCGCTCCCCGACACATTCCGGCCTGGTTCGGTCGATCGTGTCGTGCTCGACATGCTCGCGCCGTGGGAGTGCATCGACGCCGTCGCCGACGCGCTGGTGCCCGGGGGAGTCGTGCTGTGCTACGTCGCCACGGTGACCCAGCTCAGCCGTGTGGCGGAGTTCATCCGCGGCACCGGCCTGTACACCGAGCCCGAGTCGAGCGAGACGATGATCCGCGGATGGCATGTCGATGGACTGGCGGTGCGTCCGGACCACCGCATGGTGGCCCATACCGGTTTTCTGCTCACTGCCCGTCGCCTCGCTCCCGGCGCGGTGCCCCCGGATGTGCGCAGACGTACGGTACGCAAGACGGCGTACGGTGACGACGATGTCGAAGTGTGGACGCCGGGTGCGGTCGGCGACCGGCAGATCACTGACAAGAACCTGCGCAAGCGTCTGCGTGATGCCCAGCGAGCAGCCGATGGCGCCCGGCAAGCGGCCGATGCGCGGCGCGAGGCGAACGGCACGTCCGGCGAGAGCGCCTAG
- a CDS encoding FKBP-type peptidyl-prolyl cis-trans isomerase produces MRKIPAALALLSLTAVALVGCASGDGPAASCSRTTDTGSSTMDLISVTGSATSAPKVEVNTPLHATTTQFSDVIRGDGEVPITSDAQMIVLDVALVSASTGKTLVTTPYDGDESRVYPVSQWVQSFPGFDDALHCATAGTRVAVAIAPGGVPEASLSSLGMSAGDSLVAVLDVRKVFLAAADGSPVYNDGFGMPAVVRAPDGRPGVIVPDSVAPKTFKAQVLKRGDGAKVSADHPVLLHYTIVNWTDKSVVETTWDSQAEFVTLSTKSKGFQKAVEGQRVGSQVLAVIPPADGVSGATDTQIAVIDILGVGPDAATTTQ; encoded by the coding sequence GTGCGCAAGATCCCCGCTGCCCTCGCCCTTCTGAGCCTGACAGCCGTCGCCCTCGTCGGGTGCGCGTCGGGTGACGGTCCCGCTGCATCCTGCTCCCGGACCACCGACACCGGCTCGTCGACCATGGATCTCATCTCGGTCACCGGCTCTGCCACGTCGGCGCCGAAGGTCGAGGTGAACACGCCGCTGCATGCCACGACGACGCAGTTCAGTGACGTGATCCGTGGGGATGGCGAGGTCCCGATCACCAGCGACGCTCAGATGATCGTGCTCGACGTCGCTCTGGTCAGCGCCAGCACGGGCAAGACTCTGGTGACCACTCCGTACGACGGCGACGAAAGCCGGGTGTATCCGGTGTCGCAGTGGGTGCAGTCCTTCCCCGGTTTCGACGATGCTCTGCACTGTGCGACCGCGGGCACACGTGTTGCCGTCGCCATCGCTCCCGGTGGCGTACCTGAGGCGTCGCTGTCGAGCCTCGGCATGAGCGCCGGCGACTCGCTGGTGGCGGTGCTTGACGTGCGCAAGGTGTTCCTGGCCGCCGCAGACGGCTCACCCGTCTACAACGACGGCTTCGGAATGCCGGCGGTGGTGCGGGCACCCGACGGGCGGCCCGGCGTCATCGTGCCCGACAGTGTGGCGCCCAAGACGTTCAAGGCTCAGGTACTCAAGCGCGGCGACGGCGCAAAGGTGAGCGCCGATCATCCGGTGCTGCTTCACTACACGATCGTCAACTGGACGGACAAGTCTGTCGTTGAAACGACCTGGGACTCGCAGGCCGAGTTCGTCACGCTCTCGACGAAGTCCAAGGGCTTCCAGAAAGCGGTCGAAGGGCAGAGGGTGGGCTCCCAGGTGCTGGCCGTGATTCCGCCCGCCGACGGCGTGTCTGGTGCCACCGACACGCAGATCGCCGTCATCGACATCCTCGGCGTCGGTCCCGATGCCGCGACCACCACGCAGTAG
- a CDS encoding helix-turn-helix transcriptional regulator: MATDQGLTKDTILGSVSGYREQLETGASKDALEKMFERDKENLRGLGVPIETIGDRLEPDDLRQARYRVPTAEYALPDEITFTPAEIAVLNLAGSVWGQESLSAHARSGLRKIRSLGINVDEPIIGYAPRISLHEASFAPLQRAIEQSRVVTFPYLKPGEEHPRTRRLRPLALVEYEGRWHVYGIDVDAAAERTFLLSRIVGDVKITRERFDPGQRQGAGGKALGGLEELARRQSALLEVHPGTEAALRLHRRGTPEVQGIRVPFVDVHIFADELASYGPEVRVVEPAALREQVLRRLRAALDVNGADR, translated from the coding sequence ATGGCGACCGACCAGGGGCTGACGAAAGACACGATCCTCGGCTCGGTGTCGGGATATCGAGAGCAACTGGAAACCGGCGCGTCCAAAGACGCCCTCGAGAAGATGTTCGAGCGTGACAAAGAGAACCTGCGGGGTCTCGGTGTTCCGATCGAGACCATCGGCGATCGGCTCGAGCCCGACGACCTGCGCCAGGCGCGCTACCGGGTTCCCACAGCCGAATACGCGCTCCCCGACGAGATCACCTTCACGCCGGCCGAGATCGCGGTCCTCAATCTGGCCGGAAGTGTGTGGGGGCAGGAGTCGCTGTCGGCGCACGCGCGCAGCGGTCTGCGGAAGATCCGCTCGCTGGGCATCAACGTCGATGAGCCGATCATCGGCTACGCGCCGCGCATCAGTCTGCACGAGGCGTCGTTCGCCCCCTTGCAGCGCGCCATCGAGCAGTCTCGCGTGGTGACTTTTCCCTATCTGAAACCGGGGGAGGAGCACCCGCGCACCCGTCGGCTGCGGCCGCTTGCGCTTGTCGAGTACGAGGGGCGCTGGCACGTCTACGGTATCGACGTGGATGCCGCGGCAGAGCGCACATTCCTGCTGTCGCGGATTGTCGGCGACGTCAAGATCACGCGGGAGCGATTCGATCCTGGCCAACGTCAGGGTGCCGGTGGCAAAGCACTGGGCGGACTGGAGGAGCTTGCCCGGCGGCAGAGCGCACTGCTGGAGGTGCATCCGGGAACCGAGGCGGCGCTGCGGTTGCATCGCCGGGGAACGCCTGAGGTGCAGGGCATTCGCGTCCCCTTTGTCGACGTGCACATCTTCGCCGACGAGCTGGCCTCATACGGACCTGAGGTACGTGTGGTCGAGCCGGCAGCCCTCCGAGAACAAGTGCTGCGGCGCCTGCGAGCCGCGCTCGATGTGAACGGAGCCGATCGATGA
- a CDS encoding helix-turn-helix transcriptional regulator has product MSPSSRPALATERAALMLQLVPYLMNKGEVSVQEAAADFDVSPAQMREMVEKLTVIGRPGDGGYWQMANDLFDIDWDLLDEQDRISLTNAVGLEHAPRLTAREAAALLAGLQLARSLPGVEKSGVIAGLLAKLARGASSVPADVIVAPEPVDDVRETVDDALRRGVAVSFSYKAPDAAVTTRTVDPVKVHIADGQWYLRGWCHLREAMRTFHLDRVSDLRLTDIAITHGEEQTPALFDIGGGDMVAHIRFPSAVAPLIRGYLDRAQEVTTAGDQADATLRVADVHSLKRLATGRGGDVEIVAPEAARRAAAEWARAGLEQYTEAS; this is encoded by the coding sequence ATGAGCCCGTCGTCGCGGCCTGCGTTGGCCACGGAGCGCGCCGCCCTCATGCTGCAACTCGTGCCCTACCTGATGAACAAGGGCGAGGTGTCGGTGCAGGAGGCCGCCGCCGATTTCGACGTGTCACCAGCGCAGATGCGCGAGATGGTCGAGAAGCTGACGGTCATCGGCCGCCCCGGTGATGGGGGCTACTGGCAGATGGCCAACGATCTGTTCGACATCGACTGGGACCTTCTCGATGAACAGGACCGCATCTCGCTGACAAACGCGGTGGGTCTTGAGCACGCGCCGCGACTGACCGCTCGTGAGGCCGCCGCCCTGCTGGCCGGGCTGCAGCTCGCGCGTTCCCTGCCGGGTGTGGAGAAGAGCGGCGTGATCGCGGGCCTGTTGGCCAAGCTGGCTCGGGGCGCGTCTTCGGTGCCCGCCGACGTCATCGTTGCGCCCGAGCCGGTCGACGATGTGCGTGAGACGGTCGACGATGCGCTGCGACGCGGAGTCGCCGTCTCGTTCTCCTATAAGGCTCCGGATGCCGCGGTCACGACGCGCACCGTCGACCCGGTGAAGGTGCACATCGCCGATGGCCAGTGGTATCTGCGCGGCTGGTGTCACCTGCGCGAGGCCATGCGAACCTTTCATCTCGACCGGGTCTCTGACCTGAGGCTCACCGACATCGCCATCACACACGGCGAGGAGCAGACGCCGGCATTGTTCGACATCGGCGGCGGCGACATGGTGGCCCACATCCGCTTTCCGTCGGCGGTGGCACCGCTGATACGGGGGTACCTCGATCGTGCGCAGGAGGTCACGACGGCCGGCGATCAGGCCGATGCGACGCTGCGCGTGGCAGACGTGCACAGCCTCAAGCGGCTTGCCACCGGCCGGGGCGGAGATGTTGAGATCGTCGCGCCGGAAGCGGCGCGCCGGGCCGCTGCCGAGTGGGCTCGGGCAGGCCTCGAGCAGTACACCGAGGCGAGCTGA
- the tatA gene encoding Sec-independent protein translocase subunit TatA, with product MGAFGWPHLLIILAVILLLFGAAKLPALAKSLGQSARVFKGEMKAMKDDDSTSTSASEPKADAPADAPASHSPGDTKP from the coding sequence ATGGGCGCATTCGGGTGGCCGCACCTGCTGATCATCCTCGCGGTGATCCTGCTGCTGTTCGGCGCTGCGAAGCTGCCGGCGCTGGCGAAGAGTCTCGGACAGTCGGCTCGCGTGTTCAAGGGCGAGATGAAGGCGATGAAGGACGACGACAGCACGTCGACGTCTGCGAGCGAGCCGAAGGCGGATGCCCCGGCCGACGCTCCCGCATCGCACTCTCCGGGTGATACCAAGCCGTAG
- the tatC gene encoding twin-arginine translocase subunit TatC, translating into MSFAQHLRELRKRLFIAAAGLIVGMVIAFIISGPVIDLLSQPIARIAAANGDTYTALNFNTVTSGFDMRMRIAFSIGLIISAPVWLWQLWAFVMPGLTRKEIRYTIGFMAAAIPLFAGGLYVGWLIMPHMVEIMAMFVPNNEGVARFYDYSTYYDFVFKLLLVVGVSFITPVFLVALNLAGVMSGRTILRGWRVAIIVIVVFAAAATPAADVTSMLLLAGILCVLYFAAALLSLVFDRRKAKRAPVGPAA; encoded by the coding sequence ATGTCGTTCGCGCAGCATCTGCGCGAACTTCGCAAGCGACTGTTCATCGCCGCCGCCGGGCTCATCGTCGGCATGGTCATCGCATTCATCATCAGCGGTCCGGTCATCGACCTGCTTTCGCAGCCGATCGCACGGATCGCCGCTGCGAACGGCGACACCTACACGGCGCTCAATTTCAACACCGTGACCAGCGGGTTCGACATGCGCATGCGCATAGCGTTCTCGATCGGCCTGATCATTTCGGCTCCGGTCTGGCTGTGGCAGCTGTGGGCGTTCGTCATGCCGGGACTGACCCGCAAAGAGATCCGCTACACGATCGGCTTCATGGCCGCGGCGATTCCCTTGTTCGCCGGTGGCCTCTATGTCGGCTGGCTGATCATGCCGCACATGGTCGAGATCATGGCGATGTTCGTTCCGAACAATGAGGGCGTCGCACGCTTCTACGACTACTCGACGTACTACGACTTCGTCTTCAAGCTCCTCTTGGTCGTGGGCGTGTCGTTCATCACCCCCGTCTTCCTGGTCGCTCTGAATCTCGCAGGTGTGATGTCGGGACGCACGATCTTGAGAGGGTGGCGGGTCGCCATCATCGTGATCGTCGTGTTCGCGGCTGCGGCCACCCCGGCAGCCGACGTCACCTCCATGCTTCTGCTGGCGGGCATTCTGTGCGTGCTGTACTTCGCCGCCGCGCTGCTGTCGCTTGTTTTCGACCGTCGCAAGGCGAAGCGGGCTCCCGTGGGGCCGGCCGCGTGA
- a CDS encoding DEAD/DEAH box helicase, with product MSEPGPAERFARARADRRHPLTSHFADGQRFELDAFQVAACHALEEGSGVLVAAPTGAGKTLVGEFAVHLAMREPGEKAFYTTPIKALSNQKFRELVDVYGPDEVGLLTGDVSINGDARIVVMTTEVLRNMLYADSGALRGLRFVVMDEVHYLADRFRGPVWEEVIIHLPRTVKLVCLSATVSNAEEFGDWLDTVRGDTEVIVSETRPVPLEQHVLVRGDLLPLFDDRAGAATARVNQELMRIRSFKGASFESNRRAQQFRSAGGYEAAHRRPSRGSRRPVRSANVRRIERMDRPDVVRLLDRDRLLPAIFFIFSRVGCEAAVTQVRRAGVRLTSHEERDEIRRIVDERTRTLADEDLGVLGFWEWKDNLERGVAAHHAGLLPVFKEVVEDLFQRKLVKVVFATETLALGINMPARTVVLEKLEKFNGEARVAITSGEYTQLTGRAGRRGIDVEGHAVIQWTEAMDPQSVASLASRRTYPLNSSFRPTYNMAVNLIDQFGRQRAREILESSFAQFQADRAVVGLARQVREHEESLAGYATAMTCDRGDFVAYSGIRRELSDLERQNRKDGSASHAARQQRQHEIQALRRRMQRHPCHSCPDRESHARWAERYWKLKRATDKIRRQITTRTGSIARQFDRVVDVLATLDYVAVDDEGATSLTEAGHTMRRIYGERDLLVAEALRTGIWRELDAAGMAALVCCLVYEPRRDEATAGEHALPRGTFRTALTATQRLWAELDEVEHDHHLTGTAEVATGLAQAMHAWARGAALDRVLSDADMAAGDFVRWAKQTIDLLDQLTLVADRRVAAVARTALDAVRRGIVAYSSV from the coding sequence GTGAGCGAACCCGGCCCCGCAGAGCGCTTCGCACGCGCACGCGCCGACCGGCGGCATCCCCTCACCTCCCACTTCGCCGACGGCCAGCGATTCGAGCTCGACGCGTTCCAGGTCGCCGCCTGCCACGCCCTCGAAGAGGGGAGCGGGGTGCTCGTTGCCGCGCCGACCGGGGCGGGAAAGACGCTCGTCGGCGAGTTCGCCGTGCACCTGGCGATGCGTGAGCCGGGCGAGAAGGCGTTCTACACGACGCCGATCAAGGCGCTGTCGAACCAGAAGTTCCGTGAGCTCGTCGACGTGTACGGACCCGACGAGGTCGGTCTGCTCACCGGCGATGTGAGCATCAACGGCGATGCGCGCATCGTCGTGATGACCACCGAGGTGCTGCGCAACATGCTGTACGCCGACTCGGGTGCGCTGCGCGGCCTGCGCTTCGTCGTAATGGACGAGGTGCACTACCTCGCCGATCGGTTCCGCGGACCGGTATGGGAAGAGGTGATCATCCACCTGCCGCGCACGGTCAAGCTGGTGTGCCTGTCGGCGACGGTCTCCAACGCCGAGGAGTTCGGCGATTGGCTCGACACTGTTCGAGGCGACACCGAGGTGATCGTCTCTGAGACCCGCCCCGTGCCGCTCGAGCAGCACGTGTTGGTGCGCGGCGACCTGCTGCCGCTGTTCGATGACCGAGCCGGCGCGGCGACGGCGCGAGTGAACCAAGAGCTCATGCGCATCCGCTCGTTCAAGGGCGCGAGTTTCGAGAGCAACCGGCGCGCGCAGCAGTTCCGCAGCGCGGGAGGATACGAAGCCGCCCACCGGCGACCGTCGCGCGGCTCGCGCCGCCCGGTGCGCAGCGCCAACGTGCGCCGGATCGAACGCATGGACCGGCCCGATGTCGTGCGACTGCTCGACCGCGACAGATTGCTGCCGGCGATCTTCTTCATCTTCAGCCGGGTCGGCTGCGAAGCCGCGGTGACGCAGGTGCGTCGCGCGGGGGTTCGCCTCACCTCGCACGAGGAGCGCGATGAGATTCGTCGGATCGTCGACGAGCGCACCCGCACGCTCGCCGACGAAGACCTGGGCGTGCTCGGGTTCTGGGAGTGGAAAGACAACCTCGAACGCGGGGTCGCCGCACACCACGCCGGCCTGTTGCCGGTGTTCAAAGAGGTCGTCGAGGATCTCTTCCAGCGCAAACTGGTCAAGGTCGTCTTCGCCACCGAGACGCTGGCGCTCGGCATCAACATGCCGGCGCGCACCGTGGTGTTGGAGAAGCTGGAGAAGTTCAACGGCGAGGCGCGGGTGGCCATCACGTCGGGGGAGTACACGCAGCTGACCGGGCGTGCCGGGCGCCGTGGCATCGATGTCGAGGGCCACGCCGTCATCCAATGGACCGAGGCGATGGATCCGCAGTCGGTCGCCTCGCTTGCCTCGCGCCGCACCTATCCGCTCAACTCCAGCTTTCGCCCCACCTACAACATGGCGGTCAACCTCATCGACCAGTTCGGGCGACAGCGCGCGCGCGAAATCCTGGAGAGTTCGTTCGCCCAGTTCCAGGCCGACCGCGCCGTGGTCGGGCTTGCCCGCCAGGTGCGCGAGCACGAGGAATCCCTGGCCGGCTATGCCACGGCGATGACCTGCGACCGGGGCGACTTCGTCGCGTACTCCGGCATTCGACGCGAGCTGAGCGACCTGGAACGGCAGAACCGCAAAGACGGCTCGGCCTCCCATGCGGCGCGCCAGCAGCGCCAGCACGAGATTCAGGCCCTGCGGCGGCGGATGCAGCGGCATCCCTGCCACTCCTGTCCCGACCGCGAGAGTCACGCGCGCTGGGCCGAGCGGTACTGGAAGCTCAAGCGCGCGACCGACAAGATCCGGCGACAGATCACGACCCGCACCGGCAGCATTGCACGCCAGTTCGATCGCGTCGTCGACGTTCTCGCCACGCTCGACTACGTCGCCGTCGATGACGAGGGGGCCACAAGCCTGACCGAGGCAGGTCACACGATGCGTCGGATCTATGGCGAGCGCGATCTTCTTGTCGCCGAAGCGCTGCGCACCGGAATCTGGCGGGAACTGGATGCCGCGGGCATGGCCGCGCTGGTCTGTTGCCTGGTCTACGAGCCGCGCCGCGATGAGGCCACCGCAGGCGAACACGCCCTGCCGCGGGGAACGTTCCGTACCGCGTTGACGGCCACGCAGCGGCTCTGGGCAGAGCTCGACGAGGTCGAGCACGACCATCACCTCACGGGAACCGCAGAGGTCGCCACGGGGCTTGCGCAGGCGATGCATGCCTGGGCCCGCGGTGCGGCGCTGGACCGGGTGCTTTCAGATGCCGACATGGCGGCCGGCGACTTTGTGCGATGGGCGAAGCAGACGATCGATCTGCTTGACCAGCTCACTCTTGTCGCAGATCGCCGCGTGGCCGCTGTTGCCCGCACGGCGCTCGACGCCGTGCGACGGGGGATCGTCGCGTACTCGTCGGTCTGA